The following nucleotide sequence is from Coffea eugenioides isolate CCC68of chromosome 3, Ceug_1.0, whole genome shotgun sequence.
TGGAATACCACACTAATTCTATTGTTATCACATAACTAGACCACGTTTGATAACCAAATTCGACACTTAAacttaatatattcaaattttAACATGTTCAGATGCgtttaataactaaaaattaaatatttgaattaattaagtagtattaaattttctagataaaacTTGCTtctaaaattaagtgataagttaataatttatcactgaatgtgatatacagTTAattgtattagatttaatatttaataattcaataacttaacGGATTCAtactttagatttcaaatttcagattttagttttcaaactttaattttatcaagCACACTCTAATTCTATCTTTATCATGTAGGAATACAAAAATTAATTCTATCCTAATCGTATAGCAATTACAAAAGATAACAAGATAATAGGAGAGATGATAAAGAAAATACGAGTAATATATGCTAGCATTTATTACACAAGCCAGTTATATAGTTTCACAAAATACTACACACCAGTCGACTAGAAATAGTAGTAAATTTTGCACGGGAGTCCGTACGAATTATTCTCTCTCATGAGAAATAGTCACGCACATTAATTAGGGATCCAACAATCCAAGCCCATTCCTTTCGGGAAAAAAAACTATCCAAGCCCATCCCTTATACTAGTTTTCCCCACAGACAATAACAAAATCATTTTAACCTCACAGAGGCAGAGCCATAGTTCTGAAATGGAGCTTGCACTCTCTCATCGAGTGGAGGAGACCAGTTATTCAATGGCATGCTCTGCTTCACCGGCGGTTCTTGAAGTACTTGCTCCAGGTTAGAAAATTGGTCCGTCAACGGCACCTCCCTGGAATGCAAATGTGACAATCACTTACCTAGCAAAAACCTAATTATAAGCTTATGAGGGGTAGAAGGTTATAGGAAAATTACAAGGCAAcgttttcttcaaaattatttgcatttgcTTCTAAAGGCTCCCCAGTCTGCAGAATAGCACTTTTATCCTTTAGAGTTTCAGTTCCCTTCCCTTTATCCTTCACGCTTGCCAGATAATTTGCACCAGATACCCCACCTCTATACCGGGCCTGAAAATATGGAAGTGCCTGAGCATCAACATTCTAATCATTACATATGTGTTGTAAAACAAATGACATATTGGACCAGCCTCTAGCTGAACCGTCTCAAACAGAGGGGGAGAATGGGGGGTGGATACAGAGCGTTAGGCAAAGGAAAGATATTGCCAATGGATGATTTTCGGTTTCCAACAGTGACATAAAATTATGCTAATGATATGACATATGTCCTGACATGAATTTTCATCTTTTGCAAGTAAATAGCAGCATCAAGGACTAACTTGAACAGAAATATTGTAGCAGGTTATACCAAGTGAATACCTATGCTAGCAAACTTAATTTTTTTACTATCCTCCTTGATTCCAGGTCCAATGACCTCAGTTCTCTTGCTTCTCTGAACGCTACTCCCTCTTTCCATTCCAGTTGTCTCTCTCCTCCTCGTCCTTCATTCTtctctattttccttttctttataaCACTCCAACTCTCCATCCTGATactctccattttttttttggggaaaggGGGGAACACTCCCCTTCTTTCTTGCTCATTCTAGATAATTCATCCTGTTACTCACCCCCACCTCTCTATTTCTCTATCTCTCGTCCTTGTCTTCAAACCAAAATTTCTCCCTCATTCCAATGCCATTGTATAATGATGTTATCTCCACTAATAAGAAGATTGAATAATTCTTAAGATCAAAAGAATTATGCACATTtaaattcaagtacaaaatgaATGGGTATGTTTTTGTTCTTGCACTAAGTGGATATGGAGTCAACTCGTAGAATTGTTAAGATTGTATATTCAACTGTTTTGGTTTCTTTAGTCGATATGCGTTTGTCAATTGTGCTACAGTCACGTACTTCACAGTAAAAGTTCAGAAAATTCTCATACAAGCTAAAAACCCACAAAAAATTGAtgttattattaatttatggaAATTTGCATAAGCATTGATTCCATGGATCTCTTCAGCTACGACAGTCAAATTAGCAAAGTCCAAGCTGAAGGTTGCAAATTGCTATACACCTTCAATCGATAGAAAACATAATATGATTAGGTTTCTCTTCTTACAATTATTTTATAAAGGATGACGTTGCACAGGGTCGACTTCTTCAAACAATGTGGACGTCAAAATCATAAAGAACATTGAGATACACAATTTCATCTCTCAGTGTTCTGCTTCTTCCATTAATGCTGATCATACAAATGTAGGATGCTTAGAAGCACAAGGGGACCCACATGATTGTTTGGTATCTAACTGATTGATTAGTATTTacaaatatttgatattttcaaTTAATTAGTCAGTATATTAGATCACTTCCCCTCACAATTAATGTTCTCTGGCAATCTGGAAAGCCAGAAATGACATAGAATTGAATCACAAAAACAAGGAGCCCCAGAAAATCATTGGGAAAACATGTACGTAATGGATGGAGTTTGATGATGCAATcaaaggaaggaaagaaaagaggagcACTCAGGAAACAGCAACACAAAAGAGAACAAATCTAAATCACTAAGTGGATCACAGGTGTGTAGTATTAAACTTCATGTACAGCAGCTAGAGAACTGTCAAATATCTGGAATGGGAATCATTGCAAGGGATCAATCAGGCCAAGTCAAAACAGGCTAGACAATGAAGGAAAGGAAGCAAGGGAAGCTGGTGCAAGATCATGCAGAGGCAGTGAAGCTAGTAATCATTAAAACAGCTGAGCAAGGGTGAAGAAGCACACGAATAGAAGTGAAGACATCAAGTCCCTCGGATTACTATTTTCACAGTgcttttgtgtgttttgtacgCAGATAAAAATGATATTATTACATCTCTTAGCAATTATGCTCTAAGCATACATCAGGATGAAGAATGGGTTATTCCTGCTTCTGTGCATACATCAGGCACTTCTGTATAGTTTTTTGGACCTTTGTCCATTGCTCATTGGACCATTGTCCatatattgtatattttggCTTTACTAATACAACTACCGTTTCGACCacgaaaaaaaaagtcaatatATTAGACTTTTGAAGGGCATTTTGAAACTTAAAGACATAATTGCTCTGGTAATTTATGCTCAGTGTTCGGATGGGGCAGACAACAATAGCCAGCTTTATCATCCTCACAGTTACAGGTCACGGAATAAGATACGATTTTTAGCCTTTTACAACTAATGGAAAATAAAGACTTTAGGCCAAGTAAAATTAATGTGAAGGTTCCTAACTTTTATGCAAGATTCCAGTTAGACGTCAAATTATTCTAAAGTTTTatcaaaatttcagtttctcTTAAACAAATATCTGATGTTAATCCAATATTTTCCAGTTTCTACTCTAAATATTTTATGTCAATTTAAGGTCAAACAGCAATCGTTTCAACACgtatttgaaacaaaattcaTAAATTTGTTGCTGATAGTTTGTCATCACTAAATTAAGAGTTTGTTTATTATGCCATGTAGattctgtttttttttaaaaaaagccaAATATAATTGATAGCTTGTAGtttattgaattaatctttcctataAACTGTTAGTTTTGGATGAATAAtactatataaaatttgaatttgaaattcaactttacatacatgtcatgaattcaacaatgataatatatacactgttCGTTTTACTCTAATTTGTTACCATTGTATTTGTCTTGTAACTTAGGTGCACTGGAATATTCTTTTGTTTCATACCATGATGTCTTTGTTTTTTAATAATGCTTGGTGAATGTGGTAAATGTATGAAAGTCAAGAATAGGATAACAGCCATGACTTTGCTAAACGTGCCTACTTGATTTGTGAAAATTCAAAGAATAAATTTGGGTCGATAGTAAAAGATTAAGGATTAAATTGACGAAATAAAAATTATCGTAAAATTATACNNNNNNNNNNNNNNNNNNNNNNNNNNNNNNNNNNNNNNNNNNNNNNNNNNNNNNNNNNNNNNNNNNNNNNNNNNNNNNNNNNNNNNNNNNNNNNNNNNNNNNNNNNNNNNNNNNNNNNNNNNNNNNNNNNNNNNNNNNNNNNNNNNNNNNNNNNNNNNNNNNNNNNNNNNNNNNNNNNNNNNNNNNNNNNNNNNNNNNNNNNNNNNNNNNNNNNNNNNNNNNNNNNNNNNNNNNNNNNNNNNNNNNNNNNNNNNNNNNNNNNNNNNNNNNNNNNNNNNNNNNNNNNNNNNNNNNNNNNNNNNNNNNNNNNNNNNNNNNNNNNNNNNNNNNNNNNNNNNNNNNNNNNNNNNNNNNNNNNNNNNNNNNNNNNNNNNNNNNNNNNNNNNNNNNNN
It contains:
- the LOC113766788 gene encoding uncharacterized protein LOC113766788 — encoded protein: MESWSVIKKRKIEKNEGRGGERQLEWKEGVAFREARELRSLDLESRRINVDAQALPYFQARYRGGVSGANYLASVKDKGKGTETLKDKSAILQTGEPLEANANNFEENVALEVPLTDQFSNLEQVLQEPPVKQSMPLNNWSPPLDERVQAPFQNYGSASVRLK